Proteins from a single region of Amorphus orientalis:
- a CDS encoding ArdC family protein: MSFDIYQHVTQTIVDAIEANPAEMQMPWHRFGGQLPENAVSGKQYQGVNILSLWCVAQLRGFDEAQWGTYKQWKEAGCQVRKGEKSSLIVFYKAVRYEDDQGEEQTRHVIKWSAVFNACQVDGYEAPTRPEMSPLERLEAVDAFVQSTGATIKEGGGRACYVPSLDEIHMPDGDRFFDTETRSRTEAFYGVLSHELTHWTGAPHRLARDLTGRFGSDRYAMEELVAELGAAFLCAKLSITPEVRDDHASYLANWLDVLKRDKKAIFTAAARAQDAVEYLSPS, from the coding sequence ATGTCTTTTGACATATACCAGCACGTGACTCAGACGATCGTCGACGCGATCGAGGCCAATCCGGCCGAAATGCAGATGCCTTGGCACCGTTTCGGCGGGCAGCTGCCGGAGAACGCTGTCAGCGGCAAGCAGTATCAGGGCGTGAACATCCTTTCGCTCTGGTGCGTCGCTCAGCTCCGCGGCTTCGATGAGGCCCAGTGGGGCACCTACAAACAATGGAAGGAGGCTGGCTGCCAGGTCAGAAAGGGCGAGAAGTCCTCCCTCATCGTCTTCTACAAGGCGGTTCGCTACGAGGATGACCAAGGCGAGGAGCAGACCAGGCACGTCATCAAATGGAGTGCGGTGTTCAACGCCTGCCAGGTCGACGGCTACGAGGCACCCACTCGTCCCGAAATGTCTCCCCTTGAGCGCCTCGAGGCGGTGGATGCGTTCGTTCAGTCGACGGGCGCTACCATCAAGGAGGGCGGTGGGCGTGCCTGCTACGTGCCCTCGCTCGACGAGATCCACATGCCGGACGGCGATCGGTTCTTCGATACGGAGACCAGGAGCCGGACGGAGGCCTTCTACGGTGTGCTCTCGCACGAGCTGACCCACTGGACGGGCGCGCCACATCGGCTCGCTCGTGACCTCACAGGGCGTTTCGGCAGTGACCGGTACGCCATGGAGGAGTTGGTTGCGGAGCTGGGTGCTGCGTTCCTGTGTGCCAAGCTCTCTATCACGCCGGAGGTGCGGGACGATCACGCCTCGTATCTGGCCAACTGGCTCGACGTGCTGAAGCGCGACAAGAAGGCCATCTTCACGGCTGCTGCCCGAGCGCAGGACGCGGTGGAGTACCTTAGCCCCTCATAG
- a CDS encoding CHC2 zinc finger domain-containing protein — protein sequence MTKPKFIDFAAVKRAVSIEQVMEYAGLSMKKVGAGEYRGECPVHGGGKRALVVSLDVEDKKGDPGCFYCHAAGEGGDRIGLLAHVRKSGQYAAVKELAERFAPELFDGERETVPAPVPEEKEETRSGERGFKPLPYLQHEHDAVQALGFPPETAKALGIGFAPRGVHRGRIAIPLRTEAGLAGYVSIPAEGSVQLPPKWHL from the coding sequence ATGACCAAGCCGAAGTTCATAGATTTTGCAGCGGTGAAGCGTGCGGTCTCCATCGAGCAGGTGATGGAGTATGCCGGCCTTTCAATGAAGAAGGTTGGCGCCGGCGAGTATCGCGGCGAGTGTCCCGTCCATGGCGGCGGCAAGCGCGCGCTCGTCGTGAGCTTGGACGTTGAGGATAAGAAGGGAGATCCAGGCTGCTTCTACTGCCACGCGGCCGGCGAGGGCGGCGATCGCATCGGCCTTCTCGCCCACGTCCGCAAGTCCGGCCAATACGCAGCCGTGAAGGAGCTAGCAGAGCGCTTCGCACCTGAGCTGTTCGACGGCGAGCGGGAGACCGTTCCCGCACCAGTTCCCGAAGAGAAGGAGGAAACGAGGAGCGGCGAACGTGGCTTCAAACCGCTTCCATACCTGCAACACGAGCACGACGCCGTACAGGCCCTGGGGTTCCCACCAGAAACCGCCAAGGCCCTAGGCATCGGGTTCGCCCCGCGTGGCGTCCACCGGGGGCGTATCGCCATCCCACTTCGGACGGAAGCGGGTCTCGCAGGCTACGTGTCCATTCCGGCTGAAGGTAGTGTCCAGCTGCCGCCGAAATGGCACCTATAG
- a CDS encoding replication-relaxation family protein — MRYKTDTLGRRTFSSHTSKPNRSFKARRRDVEWMQFLNLHGPLSSEYLFQLTYDKAKNRDNFNKQILRLFDGQMIYKPIQQRATDPDTRNGHFHVYDLTEKGKAYLKAEGLWVDAVRPSGNDWVHQFMISSITATIDIMCRRNGYRYIPPHEYLARAGSARIENVPFVFDGVRRERNLTPDAVFAIDYGGGSFIAYALEADRDTECGETADWRRKSFKRSVLQYREVIGRKLYRDAYKREAMMMLLYVTVNPGNAESALRIIGEQIGPCPYIAVGLENAFETPFYPPKLMTHLFEEPLARAGKGAWALKKTT; from the coding sequence ATGCGTTACAAGACCGATACACTCGGGCGACGAACCTTCTCTTCGCACACCTCAAAGCCAAACCGGAGCTTCAAGGCCCGCCGACGCGATGTCGAGTGGATGCAGTTTCTCAATCTGCACGGTCCACTTTCGTCGGAGTATCTCTTTCAGCTGACCTACGACAAGGCGAAGAACCGAGACAACTTCAACAAGCAGATCCTCAGGCTGTTCGATGGGCAGATGATCTACAAGCCCATCCAGCAGCGAGCGACCGATCCGGATACGCGGAACGGCCACTTCCACGTCTACGACCTCACCGAGAAGGGCAAGGCATATCTCAAAGCGGAGGGGCTGTGGGTTGATGCCGTCCGGCCGAGTGGCAACGACTGGGTCCACCAGTTCATGATCAGCTCGATCACGGCGACGATCGACATCATGTGCCGTCGGAACGGCTACCGTTACATCCCGCCCCACGAGTATCTCGCCAGGGCCGGCTCGGCGCGCATCGAGAACGTGCCGTTCGTCTTTGATGGTGTCCGTCGGGAGCGCAATCTGACACCGGACGCCGTCTTCGCCATCGACTACGGCGGTGGCTCCTTCATCGCCTATGCGCTCGAGGCAGATCGCGACACCGAATGCGGGGAGACGGCTGACTGGCGCCGGAAGTCATTCAAGCGCTCTGTGCTCCAGTACCGTGAGGTCATTGGCCGAAAGCTATACCGCGACGCCTACAAGCGCGAAGCGATGATGATGTTGCTCTACGTGACCGTGAACCCAGGGAACGCCGAGAGCGCGCTCCGCATCATCGGCGAGCAGATCGGGCCGTGCCCGTATATCGCGGTCGGCCTCGAGAACGCGTTTGAGACGCCGTTCTATCCCCCGAAGCTCATGACGCATCTGTTCGAAGAGCCGCTCGCTCGGGCAGGGAAGGGTGCGTGGGCACTAAAAAAGACCACCTAA
- a CDS encoding type IV secretory system conjugative DNA transfer family protein — translation MNSDLEDVVGIILAFTFIGALIFLLVIGAIAAPFIGIGLVPIAAYVYYRNSPQKKEKDARERTQALYAEAKKVAPPDVGRYYDRFVEELGDEELIGVASKLYLDEGFLLPEEPPPICNSVEAARYRDRLTAYINNAHDRAQVDRFVDVLMAALPRHEVGGGTFQAARVLERGEVEELIVGFFGDHDFFRKLRRQLDANLQAQKGLMPSEYAGDDCAIAYLKNTPLLPLAVRIEAIDLERRTEHMHIVGGSGHGKTSLIQYLISRDLDDDCCAIVIDSQRQMIPKLAALDIPLSDVTYLTPHHSLGINLFDVGYDRMRHDERLVNSTIELLEFVLGSLIAADLTPKQQLVFQYAIQLVIAVPGGNIDTFLKVLAPKGHEALEETIAQLSPSAREFFRTEFGEKTYTETKREISWRVWSMMKNPTFARIFTATRNPVDMFAEMEERRLILIDTDADLLQGASGFFGRIFIAQILQAAQRRFTSARRPVYLYVDEATAYFDENLAKMLETARKANIGIILAHQYLEQITSPAMYASIMANTAIKFAGGVGRDAVALAPVMHTTADFIRDQPPHCFAAYLKGKGTYSLSAPPNVIERAPKRSDDIRPEMERRYGYEPSIDPSEPPEAKPEMTAEEVEPSSEL, via the coding sequence TTGAACTCTGACCTCGAGGATGTCGTCGGCATCATCCTCGCGTTCACGTTCATCGGTGCGTTAATCTTCCTCCTGGTGATCGGGGCGATCGCCGCTCCGTTCATTGGGATCGGCTTGGTCCCGATCGCGGCGTACGTCTACTACCGGAACTCGCCGCAGAAGAAGGAGAAGGATGCGCGCGAGCGCACGCAAGCGCTTTATGCGGAGGCCAAGAAGGTCGCTCCGCCCGACGTTGGGCGCTACTACGACCGCTTCGTTGAGGAGCTGGGCGACGAGGAGCTGATCGGCGTTGCCTCAAAGCTCTACCTGGACGAGGGCTTCCTACTGCCCGAGGAACCGCCTCCGATCTGCAATTCGGTCGAGGCAGCCCGGTATCGCGATCGTCTGACCGCCTACATCAACAACGCTCACGACCGGGCGCAGGTCGACCGTTTCGTCGATGTGCTGATGGCCGCGCTGCCGCGGCATGAGGTCGGCGGCGGGACGTTCCAGGCCGCCCGCGTCCTTGAGAGGGGCGAGGTCGAGGAACTGATCGTTGGCTTCTTCGGGGACCACGACTTCTTCCGGAAGCTCCGCCGGCAGCTTGATGCCAACCTGCAGGCCCAGAAGGGCTTGATGCCGTCGGAATATGCCGGCGACGACTGTGCGATCGCCTACCTCAAGAACACGCCGCTGCTACCGCTTGCGGTGCGGATCGAGGCCATCGACCTGGAGCGCCGCACGGAGCACATGCACATTGTCGGGGGCTCGGGTCACGGCAAGACGAGCCTCATCCAGTACCTCATCTCGCGGGATCTCGACGACGACTGCTGCGCCATCGTGATCGACAGCCAGCGGCAGATGATCCCGAAGCTGGCCGCGCTCGATATTCCGCTCTCTGACGTCACGTACCTGACGCCGCACCACAGTCTCGGCATCAACCTCTTCGATGTCGGCTACGACCGCATGCGGCACGACGAGCGGCTGGTGAACAGCACGATCGAGCTTTTGGAGTTCGTGCTCGGCTCACTCATTGCCGCGGACCTCACCCCGAAACAGCAGCTCGTCTTCCAGTACGCCATTCAGCTCGTGATCGCGGTCCCAGGTGGCAACATCGATACCTTCCTCAAGGTGCTCGCTCCGAAGGGGCACGAGGCGCTCGAGGAGACGATCGCGCAGCTCTCGCCGTCCGCCCGTGAGTTCTTCCGGACCGAGTTTGGCGAGAAGACCTACACGGAGACGAAGCGCGAGATAAGTTGGCGCGTCTGGTCGATGATGAAGAACCCCACGTTTGCGCGGATCTTCACCGCGACCCGCAATCCCGTCGACATGTTCGCGGAGATGGAGGAGCGCCGCCTCATCCTCATCGACACCGACGCAGACCTCCTGCAGGGGGCGTCGGGCTTCTTTGGCCGCATCTTCATCGCCCAGATCCTGCAGGCGGCCCAGCGGCGCTTCACAAGCGCCAGGAGGCCCGTCTACCTCTATGTCGATGAAGCCACGGCATACTTCGACGAGAACCTGGCGAAGATGCTGGAGACGGCCCGGAAGGCCAATATCGGCATCATCCTTGCGCACCAGTATCTCGAGCAGATCACCAGTCCGGCCATGTACGCGTCGATCATGGCCAACACGGCGATCAAGTTCGCCGGCGGGGTCGGCCGTGACGCCGTGGCGCTCGCGCCGGTGATGCACACGACGGCCGACTTCATCCGCGATCAGCCGCCGCACTGCTTCGCCGCCTATCTGAAGGGGAAGGGCACCTATTCTCTCTCTGCCCCGCCAAATGTCATTGAGCGCGCACCGAAGCGCTCAGACGATATTCGGCCGGAAATGGAGCGACGGTACGGCTACGAGCCTTCGATCGATCCTTCTGAGCCACCAGAGGCGAAGCCGGAGATGACGGCTGAAGAGGTCGAGCCGTCGAGTGAGCTGTAA
- a CDS encoding type IV secretory system conjugative DNA transfer family protein: MEHVFGGQGKTNYLLHKALADIEQGAGVLFFDPVGSAADALLSRIPKHRTQDCLVVDPTDVEHPVGWNVLHNAENKPLLAAILSQTIKAIWNYDRVATPVLDRMTYNTIAALLEYPDATLLMIEPMLTDRAFRDRVLEHVRDPVLGEKWSYWSGLKDKDWQQLISSTENKAGEFSEDPRIRNIIGQRSTFDLKRMMFDRKIVLLRLPQGQLGNKTAMFGSLFLAHVQAIAYSRSVPIPFGIYIDDAYHFDTPVLRQLVSAGRRYGLSVTAANQYLAQLSQELRSSLIGNADRRVMFRTGIEDSDYLHRTIPENNTLPKMHELPLYQAMVFDGDLRRERVPLFTPGRHTRVRKVVEQSRRVYSSKRKAVEQHIAASLGGLHAGEH; the protein is encoded by the coding sequence ATGGAGCACGTATTCGGAGGGCAGGGGAAGACCAACTACCTTCTCCACAAAGCGCTAGCGGACATCGAGCAGGGAGCCGGTGTCCTTTTCTTCGACCCTGTCGGCAGCGCGGCAGACGCACTGCTCTCCCGCATCCCCAAGCACCGCACCCAGGACTGCCTCGTCGTCGACCCGACGGATGTCGAGCATCCCGTCGGCTGGAATGTGCTCCACAACGCCGAGAACAAGCCGCTCCTCGCCGCCATTCTCTCGCAGACGATCAAGGCCATTTGGAACTACGATCGCGTGGCCACGCCGGTCCTCGACCGCATGACGTACAACACGATCGCGGCGCTGCTTGAGTACCCCGACGCGACGCTCCTCATGATTGAGCCGATGCTCACGGACAGGGCGTTCCGCGACCGTGTCCTAGAGCATGTCCGAGACCCCGTCCTTGGCGAGAAGTGGTCCTACTGGAGCGGTCTCAAGGACAAGGACTGGCAGCAGCTCATATCCTCGACCGAGAACAAGGCGGGCGAATTCAGCGAGGACCCGCGCATCCGCAACATTATCGGACAGCGGAGCACGTTCGATCTGAAGCGCATGATGTTTGACCGAAAGATTGTCCTTTTGCGGCTACCGCAGGGGCAGCTCGGCAACAAGACCGCGATGTTCGGATCGCTCTTCCTCGCGCACGTACAGGCCATCGCCTACAGTCGCTCGGTCCCCATCCCCTTTGGCATCTACATCGACGACGCGTACCACTTCGATACGCCGGTCCTCCGACAGCTCGTCTCCGCTGGCAGGCGCTATGGTCTGTCGGTCACCGCGGCCAATCAGTACCTCGCGCAGCTCTCGCAGGAGTTGCGTTCCTCGCTCATCGGGAATGCCGATCGGCGCGTGATGTTCCGGACGGGCATTGAGGATAGCGACTACCTTCACCGCACCATTCCAGAGAACAACACACTGCCAAAGATGCATGAGCTACCGCTCTATCAGGCGATGGTGTTCGACGGTGATCTCAGACGTGAGCGGGTTCCGCTGTTTACCCCAGGACGCCATACGCGTGTGCGCAAGGTTGTAGAGCAATCTAGGCGAGTCTACAGTTCAAAACGTAAGGCTGTGGAACAACACATAGCAGCGTCGCTGGGAGGGCTACATGCGGGTGAACATTGA
- a CDS encoding helix-turn-helix transcriptional regulator translates to MSRMLKKREVCALVSISPATLQRWEDADLFPKRITLGQNRVAWWESEVMAWLEARAQRPLTISSS, encoded by the coding sequence ATGTCGAGAATGTTGAAGAAGCGGGAGGTCTGCGCGCTGGTGTCCATCTCGCCCGCAACACTCCAGCGCTGGGAGGATGCGGATCTGTTCCCGAAGCGTATCACGCTTGGTCAGAACCGTGTCGCTTGGTGGGAGTCGGAAGTGATGGCCTGGCTCGAAGCTCGTGCTCAACGTCCGCTGACTATCTCCTCCTCGTGA
- a CDS encoding tyrosine-type recombinase/integrase, with protein sequence MTDLAIRKLPLLTAGQKRYWDEQTPGFGLTVGTRAKTFIVMYGTERRLKSIGRYPEIGLSDARKEAKRLLAHKPAQNRSERLTELVTAFLEDCEERLRPSSVARYADVLKRAPDISLEKVTKSLAATPHEVKAYKALFNWAMKEDLYDRNPFQHMRTVYGIRDRVLSDEELKKLWAYEHKPFSDIVKLLILTGQRKGQIARFDTEWIKGDTIHFPASVMKQGKVHTIPYGEVTEPYLQEFSFNSWSKAKERLDKQTGVTDWVLHDLRRTFATVHARLGTPIHIVEALLAHYSGQISGVTAIYVRHDFLKEQRAAVQEYESFIRSLM encoded by the coding sequence TTGACCGACCTCGCCATCCGCAAGCTGCCGCTCCTAACCGCTGGCCAGAAACGGTACTGGGATGAGCAGACCCCAGGTTTTGGCCTGACGGTCGGAACGAGGGCAAAGACGTTCATCGTCATGTACGGGACAGAGCGACGGCTGAAGAGCATTGGCCGCTACCCCGAAATCGGCCTCTCAGACGCGCGGAAGGAGGCGAAGCGCCTCCTAGCCCACAAACCAGCCCAAAACCGCTCAGAACGGCTCACAGAGCTTGTCACGGCATTCCTAGAGGACTGCGAGGAGCGCCTCCGGCCATCGAGCGTGGCGCGGTACGCGGACGTCCTGAAACGTGCCCCCGATATCTCCTTGGAGAAGGTGACCAAGTCGCTCGCCGCGACGCCTCACGAAGTGAAGGCGTACAAGGCGCTTTTCAACTGGGCGATGAAGGAGGATTTGTACGACCGCAACCCGTTTCAGCACATGCGGACCGTCTATGGCATTCGCGATCGCGTGCTGTCGGACGAGGAGCTAAAGAAGCTCTGGGCGTACGAGCACAAGCCATTCTCTGACATCGTCAAACTCCTCATCCTCACCGGCCAGCGAAAAGGGCAGATTGCTCGTTTTGATACCGAGTGGATTAAGGGCGACACCATCCACTTTCCCGCTTCTGTGATGAAGCAGGGAAAGGTCCACACCATTCCGTATGGCGAGGTGACCGAGCCGTACCTTCAGGAGTTCTCATTCAACTCGTGGAGCAAGGCGAAAGAGCGCCTCGACAAGCAGACTGGTGTAACCGACTGGGTGCTTCACGATCTGCGGCGGACCTTCGCTACCGTCCACGCCCGTCTCGGTACTCCGATCCACATCGTTGAGGCGTTGCTCGCGCACTATTCCGGTCAGATCTCTGGCGTCACCGCAATCTATGTGCGCCACGATTTTCTGAAAGAGCAACGTGCGGCTGTACAAGAATACGAGAGTTTCATACGCTCCCTCATGTAA
- a CDS encoding metallophosphoesterase family protein, with protein MRFAAIADIHGNDLALEAVLADIAAHGLSDIVNLGDLLSGPLNARLTADLLMDLDLPTIRGNHDRWLAETAPEEMGLSDRAAWSELEPHHLDWLSDLPATMVYAGEVFLCHGTPASDTTYWLETVSGPAGATMAARGTIREALGDVGEPLVLCAHTHIPRAVRLPDGPLIVNPGSVGCPGYEDDHPVPHIMQTGTPDASYAILDKGPRGWSVTFRQVPYRSVDMARLARERGRPDWARALETGWIDP; from the coding sequence ATGCGGTTTGCGGCAATCGCCGACATTCATGGCAACGACCTGGCTCTGGAGGCGGTGCTCGCGGATATCGCCGCCCACGGCCTCTCCGACATCGTCAATCTGGGCGATCTTCTGAGCGGTCCGCTCAACGCGCGGCTTACCGCCGATCTTCTGATGGACCTCGACCTGCCGACCATCCGGGGCAATCACGATCGCTGGCTGGCCGAAACCGCGCCGGAGGAGATGGGCCTCTCGGACAGGGCCGCCTGGAGCGAGCTGGAGCCGCACCATCTGGACTGGCTGAGCGACCTGCCGGCGACGATGGTCTACGCCGGCGAGGTCTTCTTGTGCCACGGCACGCCGGCGAGCGACACGACCTACTGGCTGGAGACCGTTTCCGGGCCGGCGGGCGCGACCATGGCGGCCAGGGGTACGATCCGCGAAGCCCTAGGCGATGTCGGCGAGCCGCTGGTCCTGTGCGCCCATACCCACATTCCGCGCGCAGTGCGGCTTCCGGACGGCCCGCTGATCGTCAATCCGGGAAGCGTCGGATGCCCGGGCTACGAGGACGATCATCCGGTTCCGCACATCATGCAGACCGGAACGCCGGACGCCTCCTATGCCATTCTGGACAAGGGACCGCGCGGATGGTCGGTGACCTTCCGTCAGGTGCCGTACCGCTCAGTGGACATGGCCCGGCTCGCCCGCGAGCGGGGCCGGCCGGACTGGGCAAGGGCGCTCGAGACGGGCTGGATCGATCCGTAG
- a CDS encoding ETC complex I subunit yields the protein MSARIYKPSKTAMQSGRAKTHRWILEFDPEEPRTIDPLMGWTSSRDMKSQIHLRFPTKEAAIAYAEKHGIAYHVHEPHERAPRRVAYADNFKADRRFPWSH from the coding sequence ATGAGCGCACGCATCTACAAGCCCTCCAAGACGGCCATGCAGTCGGGCCGTGCCAAGACCCATCGCTGGATTCTCGAGTTCGATCCCGAAGAGCCGCGCACCATCGATCCGCTGATGGGCTGGACCTCCTCGCGCGACATGAAGAGCCAGATCCATCTGCGCTTCCCGACCAAGGAAGCCGCCATCGCCTACGCGGAAAAGCACGGCATCGCCTATCACGTGCACGAGCCGCACGAGCGCGCTCCGCGCCGCGTCGCCTACGCCGACAACTTCAAGGCCGACCGCCGCTTCCCCTGGAGTCACTAG
- a CDS encoding DUF192 domain-containing protein, giving the protein MHALSRVLVLVAALLAPGLAAAADTLVVVTDDARHEFTIEIADDPMERAQGLMFREEMAPDHGMLFDFAREQPASFWMKNTPLSLDMIFAKADGTIVRIAEDTTPFSTDSVPSGEPVRFVFEVLAGTSDRLDIEPGDRIEHPRVEAAE; this is encoded by the coding sequence ATGCACGCCCTGTCGCGCGTTCTCGTCCTCGTCGCTGCGCTCCTCGCGCCGGGCCTTGCGGCCGCAGCCGACACGCTGGTCGTCGTCACAGACGACGCCCGCCACGAATTCACGATCGAGATCGCCGACGATCCGATGGAGCGGGCCCAGGGCCTCATGTTCCGCGAGGAGATGGCGCCGGACCACGGCATGCTGTTCGATTTCGCCCGAGAGCAGCCGGCCTCGTTCTGGATGAAGAACACGCCGCTGTCTCTGGACATGATCTTCGCGAAGGCGGACGGCACCATCGTCCGCATCGCCGAGGACACGACGCCGTTCTCGACCGATTCCGTCCCGTCGGGCGAGCCGGTGCGCTTCGTTTTCGAAGTGCTGGCCGGCACGTCGGACCGGCTGGACATCGAGCCCGGCGACCGGATCGAACACCCCCGCGTAGAGGCCGCCGAATAG